GCGATACCGACCTCTTGATGGCCGGCATTGTCGGCATTGCCGGACTGGCGCCGACTTTGGCTGCGGTCGCAAAAGGCGCCGATATCGCGCTTGCCAACAAGGAATGCCTGGTTTCTGCCGGCGACCTGTTCGGCGCGGCCATGGCCCGGGGCGGCGGCAAGCTGTTGCCTGTCGACAGCGAGCACAACGCCATTTTTCAGGTTCTCGATCAACATCAGCGGCACGCTGTCGAGCGCATCATTCTGACAGCCTCGGGCGGACCGTTCCGCAATCACACGCGCGAGCAGATGGCGCGGGTCACGCCGGAATCGGCCGCCGATCACCCGAACTGGTCGATGGGCCTGAAGATCTCCATCGACAGCGCCTCGATGTTCAACAAGGCGCTGGAAATGATCGAGGCTCGGCACCTGTTCAACATGCGCCCCGAGCAGATCGAGGTGATCGTTCATCCGCAATCGGTGGTTCATTCGATGGTCGGCTACAGCGATGGATCGGTGCTGGCGCAGCTTGGCGCGCCCGACATGCGCACCGCCATCGGCTATGCCATCTCCCATCCCCGCCGCGCCAGCCTGCCGGTCGAACGGCTGGATCTGGCTAAACTCGCCCGTCTCGATTTCATTGCCCCCGACGAGACGCGGTTTCCGGCGCTGGCCCTGGCCCGCATCGCCATGCAGCGCGGTGGCCTGCAGGGCGCCGCGCTCAATGGCGCCAAGGAGGCAGCGCTCGATGCCTTCATCTCGGGTCACATCGGCTTTCTCGACATGGCTGATGTGGTCGCCAGGGTGATGGACCAGCTCGATGATGGCCGCGGCGCCAACAGCATCGAGGATGTCTACGCGGCTGACAGCGAGGCCCGCCAGATTGCCGCGTCCATGATGCGCAAATCGGCCTGAAGGG
This DNA window, taken from Hoeflea algicola, encodes the following:
- the dxr gene encoding 1-deoxy-D-xylulose-5-phosphate reductoisomerase; its protein translation is MSNATAPQRRRITILGSTGSIGCNTLDVMAHLGGSTTFEVPAITGMGNIELLAEQARATGAGFAVTADERRYNDLKSALSGSSIEIGAGPSALIEAAERDTDLLMAGIVGIAGLAPTLAAVAKGADIALANKECLVSAGDLFGAAMARGGGKLLPVDSEHNAIFQVLDQHQRHAVERIILTASGGPFRNHTREQMARVTPESAADHPNWSMGLKISIDSASMFNKALEMIEARHLFNMRPEQIEVIVHPQSVVHSMVGYSDGSVLAQLGAPDMRTAIGYAISHPRRASLPVERLDLAKLARLDFIAPDETRFPALALARIAMQRGGLQGAALNGAKEAALDAFISGHIGFLDMADVVARVMDQLDDGRGANSIEDVYAADSEARQIAASMMRKSA